A portion of the Kiritimatiellia bacterium genome contains these proteins:
- the dnaA gene encoding chromosomal replication initiator protein DnaA yields the protein MGEHEALWAQACEELRRRVSPEVFERWIAVIRATALEGDTLVLSVPCDFYVGWLEENYLPLIRTALTAVAARDVPVRLCVDSPAPEPAAPKPPPAAEPARQAPRGSISTPLDEAFTFETFVLGPSNAFAHAACLAVAQTPGRAYNPLLIFGGSGLGKTHLMQAVGHYALKTSRTITVCYTSAEAFLNEYIESLQYNRMVHFRRKYRGVDLLLIDDIHFLAGRDGLQEEFFHMFNELHTRGRQIVLTCDRAPAEIQGLDKRLVSRFAWGVTTQIEPPDVETRVAILRRKAELMRAAVPDEVILFIAEHVRSNIRTMEGALKSVWAYAALHHQTPSVEMATRVLRGHIEASASAPPTIEAIQKAVAQYYDVRLSDMTSQRRMQSVVVPRQVAMYLCRLLTGQSLPAIGEAFGRNHATVLHACRTVSERARHDPNLADTIATLRRRLGAD from the coding sequence ATGGGAGAGCACGAAGCGCTCTGGGCGCAGGCCTGCGAGGAACTTCGGCGCCGTGTGTCGCCGGAGGTGTTTGAGCGATGGATTGCCGTGATCCGTGCGACGGCGCTCGAGGGCGACACGTTGGTGCTCTCGGTGCCGTGCGATTTCTATGTTGGCTGGCTGGAGGAAAACTACCTGCCGTTGATCCGGACCGCCCTGACGGCGGTCGCGGCGCGCGACGTGCCGGTGCGGCTGTGCGTGGATTCGCCGGCGCCAGAGCCCGCCGCGCCGAAACCGCCGCCAGCCGCCGAACCGGCCCGCCAGGCGCCTCGCGGTTCGATCTCCACTCCGCTCGATGAGGCCTTCACGTTCGAGACGTTCGTGCTGGGTCCCTCCAACGCGTTTGCGCACGCGGCCTGTCTGGCGGTCGCGCAGACGCCCGGCCGCGCCTACAACCCGCTGCTGATCTTCGGTGGCTCGGGCCTGGGAAAAACCCATCTGATGCAGGCTGTCGGCCACTATGCGCTGAAGACTTCCCGGACCATCACCGTGTGCTACACCTCCGCGGAGGCGTTCCTGAACGAGTACATTGAGTCGCTGCAGTACAACCGCATGGTGCATTTCCGGCGCAAATACCGCGGCGTGGATCTGTTGCTGATAGACGACATCCACTTCCTCGCCGGCCGCGATGGTCTGCAGGAAGAGTTCTTCCACATGTTCAATGAGCTGCATACCCGCGGCCGTCAGATCGTGCTGACCTGCGACCGCGCACCCGCGGAGATCCAGGGACTGGACAAACGGCTCGTCTCCCGTTTTGCGTGGGGCGTGACCACCCAGATCGAGCCGCCGGACGTGGAGACGCGCGTCGCGATTCTGCGTCGCAAAGCGGAACTGATGCGCGCGGCGGTGCCGGACGAGGTGATCCTGTTCATCGCCGAACACGTGCGCAGCAATATCCGCACGATGGAGGGCGCGCTGAAGAGCGTGTGGGCGTATGCGGCACTCCACCACCAGACGCCGTCGGTCGAAATGGCGACGCGCGTCCTGCGAGGGCACATCGAGGCCAGCGCGTCCGCGCCGCCGACGATCGAGGCGATCCAGAAGGCCGTGGCGCAGTACTACGATGTGCGGCTGTCGGACATGACCAGCCAGCGCCGCATGCAGAGTGTGGTGGTTCCGCGGCAGGTCGCGATGTATCTGTGCCGACTGTTGACCGGCCAGTCACTGCCGGC
- the murA gene encoding UDP-N-acetylglucosamine 1-carboxyvinyltransferase — protein sequence MARLRITGGRPIAGRYRPSGNKNAALPMLAASLLTDEPVVLHNVPDIRDVAVMLELLDSVGVEVQRRGPTVRLWARQVRCRPFPEVLCRRIRASILLAGPMTARCGRAVLGPPGGDVIGRRRLDAHVLALRALGVEIEMGARYVFRRRAASGGEVLFDEASVTATENAMMVAALTPAETTFYNAACEPHVRDLAAMLRAMGAEIEGDGTHRIRIRGVERLRGTEATVGPDHIEMGSFLAAAAVTGGSLVVESPPDPLTCAVCRRPFDLFGLTWRRTDEELTQPLARRLRVRPALHGPIPKIEDGPWPAFPSDLLSIAIVMATQAAGATLFFEKMFESRLYFVDRLMDMGAHIVVCDPHRVLVTGPARLHGGCLPSPDIRAGMSMVVAALCARGESVIENAEVIDRGYERLDERLAALGAQIRREPDGPCE from the coding sequence ATGGCCAGGCTTCGAATCACCGGTGGGCGGCCGATCGCGGGCCGGTACCGCCCCAGCGGCAACAAAAACGCGGCGCTTCCGATGCTCGCGGCGTCGCTGCTGACCGACGAGCCGGTCGTGCTGCACAACGTGCCGGACATCCGCGATGTCGCGGTGATGCTCGAGCTGCTGGACTCGGTCGGTGTCGAGGTGCAGCGACGCGGACCCACGGTGCGGTTATGGGCACGACAGGTACGTTGCCGTCCCTTCCCCGAAGTGCTGTGCCGCCGCATTCGGGCCTCCATTCTGCTGGCCGGCCCGATGACCGCCCGCTGCGGCCGTGCGGTGCTCGGCCCGCCGGGAGGCGATGTGATCGGCCGCCGGCGACTTGATGCCCACGTTCTGGCGCTGCGGGCGCTCGGCGTGGAGATCGAAATGGGTGCACGATACGTCTTTCGCCGGCGAGCTGCCTCCGGTGGCGAGGTGTTGTTCGACGAGGCGAGCGTCACCGCCACCGAGAACGCGATGATGGTCGCCGCGCTGACGCCGGCCGAGACGACCTTTTATAACGCCGCCTGTGAGCCGCACGTCCGTGATCTGGCGGCGATGCTGCGCGCGATGGGCGCCGAGATCGAAGGCGACGGCACACATCGAATCCGCATTCGCGGCGTCGAGCGGCTGCGGGGAACGGAGGCCACGGTCGGGCCCGACCACATCGAGATGGGCAGCTTTTTGGCCGCAGCTGCGGTGACCGGTGGATCGCTCGTCGTCGAATCGCCCCCCGATCCGCTCACTTGTGCGGTCTGCCGACGACCGTTCGATCTCTTCGGCCTGACGTGGCGTCGAACGGACGAAGAGCTCACCCAACCGCTCGCTCGGCGGCTTCGCGTTCGCCCCGCGCTGCACGGTCCCATTCCCAAAATCGAAGATGGTCCATGGCCGGCGTTCCCGTCGGACCTGCTCAGCATCGCGATTGTGATGGCGACGCAGGCGGCGGGCGCGACGCTGTTTTTCGAAAAGATGTTTGAGAGCCGCTTGTATTTTGTGGACCGGCTGATGGACATGGGGGCGCACATTGTGGTGTGCGATCCTCACCGTGTGCTGGTGACCGGCCCGGCTCGCCTCCACGGGGGTTGTCTGCCCAGTCCGGACATCCGGGCGGGGATGAGCATGGTCGTCGCCGCGCTCTGTGCACGGGGGGAGAGCGTGATCGAGAACGCGGAGGTGATCGATCGCGGCTACGAGCGGCTGGACGAGCGGCTGGCCGCGCTCGGGGCGCAGATTCGACGCGAGCCGGATGGCCCCTGTGAATGA
- a CDS encoding terpene cyclase/mutase family protein, whose protein sequence is MTGKWRTWLLIAAVSWGGAAEGVESGAVVRLEVRGDPPGLSESLQREARAAIDRGLRWLLAQQSPTGSWSNAQYPALTALPLWALAKAGMADSPAAQRAVDFLLSCAHENGAIYRAPDRPGGGGGLPNYNTAISMVALHLSGDPRATPVVLRARRYLARTQHLGGDVYYGGMGYDAESGRPYADLSNSYIAYEAMRMTESAEDLRRDGGPRADLNWEAARAFIQRTQNDARFNPAPWATDDPADRGGFVYHPEQTRAGTTTNAAGVVKFRSMRGMTYAGLLSYIYADVDRTDPRVEATVNWIVRNWSLDANNPRAPGEGKTATQDDREGLFYMYNVMAKGLAAYGQDVFRPPNAPPFNWRVELIQRLLALQKTDPATGLGYWVNDVGRYWESDPVLVTSYALIALQVALGTDPATGAWRPLPAGSSR, encoded by the coding sequence ATGACGGGCAAGTGGAGGACGTGGCTGCTGATCGCGGCGGTGAGCTGGGGGGGGGCGGCGGAGGGCGTGGAGAGCGGCGCGGTGGTGCGGCTCGAGGTGCGGGGCGATCCGCCGGGATTGAGCGAGTCCTTGCAGCGCGAGGCGCGGGCGGCCATCGACCGCGGGCTGCGATGGTTGCTGGCGCAGCAGTCCCCGACGGGGAGCTGGTCGAACGCGCAGTATCCCGCGCTCACCGCATTGCCGCTGTGGGCGCTCGCGAAGGCCGGAATGGCGGACTCGCCCGCGGCGCAGCGCGCAGTGGACTTCCTGCTCTCCTGTGCGCACGAGAACGGCGCGATCTACCGCGCGCCGGACCGGCCGGGCGGAGGGGGCGGGCTGCCCAACTACAACACTGCCATCAGCATGGTCGCGCTGCATCTCAGTGGGGACCCGCGGGCGACGCCCGTTGTGCTCCGCGCGCGGCGGTATCTCGCGCGCACGCAGCACCTCGGCGGCGATGTGTATTACGGAGGGATGGGTTATGACGCGGAGAGCGGGCGCCCCTACGCGGACCTTTCAAACTCGTATATTGCGTACGAGGCGATGCGCATGACCGAGTCCGCCGAGGACCTGCGGCGGGACGGCGGACCGCGGGCAGATCTGAACTGGGAGGCCGCGCGCGCCTTCATTCAGCGGACACAGAACGACGCACGCTTCAACCCCGCTCCCTGGGCGACCGATGATCCCGCAGATCGCGGCGGCTTCGTGTACCACCCCGAGCAGACGCGCGCCGGCACCACCACGAATGCGGCGGGCGTCGTGAAGTTTCGCTCGATGCGCGGAATGACGTATGCGGGCCTGCTGAGCTACATTTATGCGGACGTTGACCGCACGGATCCCCGCGTGGAGGCGACTGTCAACTGGATTGTGCGCAACTGGTCGCTCGATGCGAACAACCCGCGCGCGCCGGGTGAGGGGAAGACCGCGACGCAGGACGATCGCGAAGGCCTCTTCTACATGTACAATGTGATGGCGAAGGGGCTGGCGGCGTATGGTCAAGACGTATTTCGCCCGCCGAATGCCCCGCCGTTCAACTGGCGCGTGGAACTGATCCAGCGCTTGCTCGCCTTGCAGAAAACCGACCCGGCGACGGGTCTGGGGTACTGGGTGAACGATGTTGGCCGCTACTGGGAGTCGGACCCGGTGCTGGTCACCTCGTATGCGCTGATTGCGCTGCAGGTCGCGCTCGGCACCGACCCGGCCACAGGCGCGTGGCGGCCGTTGCCGGCGGGATCGTCCCGCTGA
- a CDS encoding YihY family inner membrane protein: MTPRSGAGRRRATAVLVVREAFAAFSRHRHGDTAAVLTYYGFLSFVPLLLLVSVVTSRWILRSPVAVEAIRGAADALVAGLGAMALDQIETLAAQRTWSLVGLLALFWSITPFAAAMRGAMARVFQPDRPVALWRAKLRDVLGALVLIAVFLLLVGGRILYGALARRLPTSLSVAAAAVQLGFSFALALGALGVLFRVFAPVRLRRGELVCGAVISAVLLLAIRPAFAAFLRYNPSYGFAFGSLKAVFLMLTWVYVSFAAVLLGAEITAAARRREVALLQLFLVGRGAEGAAPLVERHLRRFGAGEVLFREGDHGDEMYVLRRGTVRLRRGTTTLRDMHEGDYFGELAMLLDTPRSATAEAVTDGELVVIRRDQWEMMLREQPELALPLLRELAERLRATDAQFDERVPAMSSSEVRAEKAMTGSDEASTRRETTP, translated from the coding sequence GTGACGCCGCGCAGCGGAGCGGGACGCCGTCGGGCCACCGCGGTGCTCGTCGTTCGCGAGGCGTTCGCAGCGTTTTCGCGCCACCGGCACGGCGACACCGCGGCGGTACTGACCTACTACGGGTTTTTGTCCTTCGTACCGCTGCTGCTGTTGGTATCGGTGGTGACGAGCCGCTGGATTCTGCGTTCGCCCGTGGCGGTCGAGGCAATTCGTGGCGCGGCGGACGCGTTGGTCGCCGGGTTGGGGGCGATGGCGCTGGACCAGATTGAAACGCTCGCCGCACAGCGCACCTGGAGCCTGGTCGGGCTGCTTGCGCTGTTTTGGTCCATTACGCCGTTTGCGGCTGCGATGCGTGGGGCGATGGCGCGCGTGTTCCAGCCCGATCGTCCGGTGGCGCTGTGGCGGGCGAAGCTGCGGGATGTGTTGGGCGCGCTGGTGCTGATTGCGGTGTTCTTGTTGCTCGTCGGCGGGCGGATCCTCTATGGCGCACTCGCCCGGCGGTTGCCGACGAGCCTGTCTGTCGCGGCCGCCGCGGTGCAGCTGGGTTTTTCGTTCGCGCTGGCGCTGGGCGCGCTCGGCGTGCTGTTCCGAGTGTTCGCGCCGGTGCGATTGCGCCGGGGCGAGCTGGTGTGCGGTGCGGTCATTTCCGCGGTGCTGTTGCTGGCGATCCGCCCGGCCTTCGCGGCGTTCCTCCGCTACAATCCCAGTTACGGATTTGCGTTCGGTTCACTGAAAGCGGTGTTCCTAATGCTCACCTGGGTGTACGTATCCTTCGCGGCGGTGCTGCTCGGCGCGGAAATCACCGCCGCGGCCCGACGGCGCGAGGTTGCGCTGCTGCAGCTGTTTTTGGTCGGGCGGGGTGCGGAGGGCGCCGCGCCGCTGGTGGAGCGCCACCTGCGGCGGTTCGGAGCAGGTGAGGTGCTGTTCCGCGAGGGGGACCACGGCGACGAAATGTATGTGCTGCGCCGCGGCACCGTGCGGCTGCGCCGCGGCACCACGACGCTGCGCGACATGCACGAGGGCGACTACTTCGGCGAGCTCGCGATGCTGCTCGATACGCCGCGCAGCGCGACCGCCGAGGCGGTCACCGACGGAGAGCTGGTCGTGATTCGACGGGACCAGTGGGAGATGATGTTGAGGGAACAGCCAGAACTGGCGCTGCCGCTCTTGCGGGAGCTGGCGGAACGCCTCCGTGCCACGGATGCACAGTTCGACGAGCGCGTGCCGGCGATGTCCAGTTCTGAGGTTCGCGCGGAAAAAGCAATGACCGGGTCCGACGAGGCGTCGACCCGGCGGGAGACCACACCATGA
- a CDS encoding MBOAT family protein, with product MVFSSHIFLFVFLPLALAGYYLLPRRARNAFLTAVSYVFYGWSNPAFGLLMLLSTLIDYVAGLLISGQWRPAAWRRPVEMLTPGGPRTRLQRLGVTLSVLSNLALLGFFKYFNFLVDSWNGLAAALGRPGAAIETSLRVVLPLGISFYTFQSMSYSIDVYRGHARAIRNFVDFACYVAMFPQLVAGPIIRFAEVARQLTARRESVEKFARGSAFFALGLAKKVLLANPCGKIADLVFDSAGGAGALDAWYGVTAYAFQIYFDFSGYSDMAIGLGLMFGFVFAKNFDSPYRSASITEFWRRWHISLSSWLRDYLYVPLGGNRRGPMRTAVNLAIVMLLGGLWHGAAWTFVLWGAYHGAWLILERALGRRPLYHRLPTPLRVALTFVIVLGSWVLFRSPDLSAAFAMFRAMAGVTPTWPAAGAIGGLIYAPLHAGTWAAAALVTWLAPSTWDWTRRLPAWKLIVALGLALASIAVLSTQAYNPFIYFIF from the coding sequence ATGGTCTTCAGCTCGCACATTTTTCTGTTTGTGTTCCTGCCGCTGGCGCTGGCCGGCTACTACCTGCTGCCGCGCCGCGCGCGCAATGCCTTCCTAACTGCGGTCAGCTACGTGTTCTATGGATGGTCGAACCCGGCGTTCGGGCTGCTGATGCTGCTTTCGACACTGATTGATTACGTCGCCGGGCTTCTGATCTCCGGCCAGTGGCGCCCCGCGGCCTGGCGCCGACCGGTGGAGATGCTGACGCCGGGCGGGCCGCGTACGCGGCTGCAACGCCTGGGCGTGACCCTCAGCGTCCTCTCGAATCTCGCGCTGCTCGGCTTCTTCAAGTACTTCAATTTCCTTGTGGATTCCTGGAACGGCCTTGCCGCCGCGCTGGGCCGGCCCGGCGCTGCGATCGAGACTTCGCTGCGGGTTGTGCTGCCGCTGGGCATCAGCTTCTACACGTTTCAGTCGATGTCCTACTCGATCGACGTGTATCGCGGCCACGCGCGCGCGATCCGCAATTTTGTGGACTTCGCCTGTTACGTGGCGATGTTTCCACAGCTGGTCGCCGGTCCGATCATCCGCTTCGCAGAGGTCGCGCGGCAGCTCACCGCCCGACGCGAATCGGTGGAAAAGTTCGCGCGGGGCTCCGCGTTCTTCGCGCTCGGTCTCGCAAAAAAGGTATTGCTCGCGAACCCGTGCGGGAAGATCGCGGATCTCGTATTCGACTCCGCGGGAGGCGCGGGCGCGCTCGACGCCTGGTATGGCGTCACCGCCTACGCGTTTCAAATCTACTTCGATTTTTCCGGCTATTCGGACATGGCGATCGGCCTCGGTTTGATGTTCGGCTTTGTGTTTGCGAAGAACTTTGATTCACCCTACCGCTCCGCCTCGATCACCGAGTTCTGGCGTCGGTGGCACATCTCGCTGTCCAGCTGGCTGCGCGACTACCTCTATGTGCCGCTGGGGGGCAACCGCCGCGGGCCCATGCGCACCGCAGTGAACCTTGCGATCGTGATGCTGCTGGGTGGCCTCTGGCACGGCGCGGCGTGGACCTTCGTGCTGTGGGGCGCCTATCACGGCGCCTGGCTGATTCTGGAACGGGCACTGGGCCGCCGGCCGCTGTATCACCGGCTGCCCACGCCGCTGCGCGTCGCGCTGACGTTTGTGATCGTACTAGGTTCGTGGGTGCTATTTCGCTCGCCGGACCTGTCGGCCGCGTTCGCGATGTTCCGTGCGATGGCCGGCGTCACCCCAACGTGGCCGGCGGCGGGCGCGATCGGCGGGCTGATCTATGCGCCGCTCCACGCCGGCACCTGGGCGGCAGCGGCGCTGGTGACATGGCTGGCACCCAGCACATGGGACTGGACCCGGCGACTGCCCGCGTGGAAGCTGATCGTCGCGCTCGGACTGGCACTGGCCTCGATCGCGGTGCTCAGTACACAGGCCTACAATCCCTTCATCTACTTCATCTTCTGA